DNA from Nitrospina gracilis Nb-211:
TTCGGGATGCGTCCCGCTTCGTACGCGAGGCGGCCGCACTCCACGCCGAGACGCATGGCTTTGGCCATCTTGAGCGGGTCCTTCGCCTGCGCAATGGCGGTGTTCATCAAAAGGCCGTCCACACCCAGTTCCATGGCGCGCGCCGCATCGGAGGCGGTGCCGACGCCGGCGTCGATGATGACCGGTACGTTCACCGCTTCCAGAATCAGTTTCACGTTGTAGGGATTGCGGATGCCGAGGCCGGAGCCGATGGGCGCGGCCAGCGGCATGACCGCGGCGCAACCCACATCTTCCAGCTTCTTGCACAGCACCACGTCGTCCATGCAGTAAGGCAGAACGGTGAAGCCGTCCTTCACCAGCAGTTTGCACGCCTCCAGCGTGGCTTCGTTATCCGGGAACAGGGTTTTCTCGTCGCCGATGACCTCGACCTTCACGAAGTTACCCAGTCCCGCCTCGCGCGCCAGCTGGCAGGTCATCACCGCCTCTTTCACGTTGAAGCATCCGGCGGTGTTGGGCAGAAGCTGGTATTTTTCCGGGTCGATGTAGTTGAGGATCGATTCCTTCGTCTTGTCCAGTTCGATGCGGCGCACGGCGACGGTGATCATCTCCGCGCCGGAGATTTCGAGCGCCTGCTTGTTCATCTCGAACGACGGGTACTTGCCCGTGCCGACGATGAGGCGCGAGTTGAACACCTTGTCGCCGATCTTGAGTTGGTTCGTTGCGGTTTCAGTGGCTGTGGTCGTCATAATGGTATTTTCTCAACAATGCGTTGTATTACAGGTTATCGGGTCGTGGGGTGGAATGTCCCGCGCCGCCCCCCACGGCATGAACGATTTCGATCTTGTCGCCTTCATTGAGCCGGGTGTCGGCGTAACGGGAGCGCGGGATGACTTCCAGGTTGATGGCCACGGCGATGTGCGGTGCGGTGATGTCCAGCTCCTTCAACAGTTCCTCCACGTTTCCGCTGGAATCGGTCTGCCGTTCCTCGCCGTTGATGACCAGTCGCATTTTCCGTTACCCCGTTTTTCGCTAAACTAAAAAGGAGACCAAATAAAAAAAGCCGCACCCCCGTCGAAGAGAAGGGTACAGCTTAATGACGATTCATTATGAGTGCCTTCCCTTCGCTGGAATTACCCAGATCAGGTTCAGAGGGTTGCCCTAACGAGCTCTCAGTTCTGACGAGAACACCCCCGGCAAAATTTCGTCCAGATTACTGAAAATAAAATCTAAGTCAAGAGTTATTGACCTTTCCAAAAAAAAGGTTATTCTTTTAGGATGTTCCCTTTAAATAACAAGTACATATGGGCCCTCACCGGGCTGTTGCTATTGCTGGTTGCGGCCTGCGCGCCGAAGCGCCTGACGCCGCATTACGAGACCCCGCCCCCTGACCTCCAGGTCGAGGACAACCGGTTGTATTACAAAGCGCTCGATGCGCAAAACCGGGGCCGTCTGAAAGAGGCGGAAGAATTGTGGCAGGTGTTTCTGAAACGCTATCCCAAGTCCGTTCACGGCCACAACAACCTGGGCCGCGTCTATTACCTGGAAGACAAACTGACGCAGGCCGCGCAACAGTTCGAGCAGGGACTGGCGCTGGAACCGGGCGACCCGCGCCTGCGGCAGAACCTCGCCGATGCGCTGAAGCTCCAGGCCAACCTCTTGTATGAAGACAAGCGCTTCGATGCCACCATCCAGAAGCTCGACCGCCTGCGCGAAATCTCTCCGCAGGAGGAACAGCAGGGCATCCAGATCCGCATCGAAAAGGTGGAAGACAAAATCTACGAACAGGTGCGGCGGATGGACACGCCGGAAAGCTACCGCGACTTCATCCAGAAGTACCCGGAAGGCATCAACGCCCAGCGCGCCCGCCAGCGGTTGAAGGAACTGGACGGCGGCGAGGCATCGTCGGGCCTGTCGTCACTGATCCCCGGCATGCCCGACCTGTTTGGCGCGGAATCGAAATCGAAGGAAGAACCCATCGGTTCCAAAACCACACCCGTGGCACCGAAAACGGTGACCCCACAGCCTGAGGCGAAGCCGAAGGAGATGGCTACTTTCAAGGACCCGTTTACGGAAGAGGCGGTGCCGGAGGTTCCGGTGGGTGATACGCAGAAGCCCAAAACACAGGGCGTGATGGAAGAAGCACCGGTCGCGCCGTCCGGCGATTCGTTCTTCGACACCGAAAGCTTCGGCAAGGCCGGTGTGCAGAAACCGTTGAAGGTGAAACCGGAATCGACGGAAGTGGCGAAGACGGAGCCGGAAAACGCCATTCAGAAAAAAAAGGCGAAGCCGTTCGGCTCGGAGGTTTCCGACGAGGCGCTGGATGACTTTTTAAAGAGCCTCGACGATCAGGATATTAAAGTGAAGCCTTCCACACCCAAGCCGGAAGGGGTGGAGCCGCCGGACAAGACCAGCGGGACGCCGCTGGTGCCGGAGTCCAAGGAAATCCCGGTGACGCAGTTGACCGAACCGGTGGAGATGCCGGAAAGCGTGCCGCCGCCCGGCGGCAAGGTGCCGTCTCTTCAAACCGAGGTGCAGGAGGTGCCCGAGGACCTGGAGATGATCGCCCCCTTTTCGGCGCTGGCAAAACAGGAGCCGTCGAAACAAGCCCCGGATCAGAACAAGAAGGTGCCGGTGCCGGAGCCTCCAGTTGAAGTCACGAAGAAGGAAAGCGGGCCGGGCGAGCCGCCGGTTCTCTCTTCCGTCGAGACCCAAACCAAACAGCCTCCCCAGACCGCCGCCCTCGACAAAACCAAGACCGCTCCCCCTCCGACACTGAAAAAGAAATCCGAACCGGTTAAAACCAAACCGTCCATCCCCCAAGAAAAGCTGGTGAAGGAAAAACCCGTAATAAAAACACCGTCGCCCGAAAAGCTGGCCCAAAAGGCGCCCGCGCCGTCTACCAAGCAAACCATGGTGGAAGTGGACATCGAACCCGGCACCTACCTGAACGTGCGCTCCAAACCGTCGGTGGAAAGCGGCAAGCTGATCGGCAAACTGCGCGATGGCGACACGGTGCCGCTGGTCAAGGAAACCACCCTGTGGTTCCAGGTGGAGTACCAGAAGGGCAAGCAGGGGTGGATCAGCCGCACCTACTCACACAAACTGTCCAGCATTCCGGCAGACGAGCGGATGAATTTCAATTACGCCGCCTCGCCCGTTGCATCCTGAGCGACGTCCTAGTACAATCCTGCATCTTATGCAAGCCATCATCCTGCTCGCCGGCTATGGATCGCGCCTGGCCCGCGACGACATCCCACACAAAAGCCTGTTGCCGTTTGGCGATGACACCCTGTTGTCGCGTCACCTGCGCATCCTTCAGGACCTCGGCCTGGAAAAAACGGTGCTGGTGGTCGGCCACAACCGCGACGCGGTGAAAGACTACGTTGGCGGCCTGGACCTCACCCTCCCCATCGAGTTCGTGGACAACCCGGACTATTTAACTACCGGCAACACGCTGTCCCTGATTCTGGGACTGCGCGGCCGCGAGGGCGATCTGCTGGTCATGGACGGCGACGTGCTGTATCCAAGGGAAGTGCTGGAGAAATACGTCACCAACTGCAAACCGCCGTCGTTCGCCATCGTGCCGGTGGACATCGACGATACCGAGGCCACCAAGGTGCTTCTGGATGATACCGGCTACATCCATTCCTTCGTCACCAAGCGCGACCTCACCGATGAAGAAAAAGCACGCTACAAATGTGCGGGCGAAGCGCTGGGGTTTTTCCTGCTGACGCCAGAGCTGACCCGGCGGTTGATCGCGCTCTGCGACGCGCGCCCCGACGACTTCCTTTCCACCCTGTGGGAGATCCCGTTTTCCGAGGTGGCGCCCGGCGCCCAGATCCAGCCGTTCTTCATTGTCACCGACGGGTGTATGGAAATTGATACGCAGGAAGACTACGATCAGGCGCTTTCCCAGCACCGCGAAAACCCGGAAATATATTGAAAAAAGCCATACAAGCCTGAAGTCCCATCTCCTCTGGCACAATCCCCCTTTGCAGTTATTGTTTCAAACCATGAGAAAACAACCGCACTGTTTAAATTTTTAGTCATTAACCCTTGAGTGATGTATAAAAAATTATAAATATTCTTTCTTCAAGTTGTCCGCCCTGCGATTCCCCACAAATTTGATCTCCTCATAACCAATTGAATTAATTTTTATTAAAGCATCAACCTGAAAACGCCGCCCGTTTTCCCGGTTTTTGGCACATGGCTTGCTCCTCTGTCCGCATAGCATTTCGTTCAAACCTGTTCGTTTTGGTTTTCTGTTTTTTGGAGATGTTCGAGCCATGGACATTATCGTAGAGGTCGCAAAATATTTCAGTCAGTTGAACCTGTCGTTTCCGCTGAACCAGATCGGACCGATCCTGGCGGTGGTGGGACTGCTCCTGGTATGGGGCAAGTACAAGACCGCAATGTGGACGGGGTTTCTGTCCTGGATGTACCTGGCAGTCACCACCAACAAGCTGACGCTGATCGCCATGTTGCAGTCGCCGCCGACCAGCGTGATCGTGGTGATGTTTCTCACCATGACCACCGGGTTCCTTTTGCTTTTCACTTTTGTCCACCAAGGTCAGCGCTGAACCTGAGGAATTGACGAGGCAGTGACCATGTGGCCGACGCATTGTGAAGTGACCATCGAAGGAACCATAATCATGCTGGGGGTTGTGTCCATCCTCTGGCTGTTTGGCCGGCTGTACCTGGGACTCGCAGTCCTCTACTTCTTCATCATGTTCTGGTTCTACACGCTGAACCAGGCTCCCTTGATCGACTTCTTCGGCAAAAACGCCCTGGGCTGGTATGCGGGATTTTCCGCCTTCCTGTTCGGCGTAATTGCCACCATCAAGAATCTGTTTCCTGACCGGCACTGAACGCAACCTCCTCCTTGCATTTGGTGTTATACTTGCCTTGGCGGCAAGCGGGCGCGCACCCCTTGGGTGCGCGCCTTTTTTTTCGGCGGGTTATGAGGGAGCAGGCGGAGATGATTCAGGATTTCAAGGCGGTATTTTTTGATGTCGGTGGCACGCTGTTGCGCGTCCATCCTTCAGTGGGCGACGTGTACGCCAGGCACGCCCGGCCTTACGGATTCGACGGCGAGCCGGACGCGCTCAACCAGGCCTTCCGCTCGCACTGGAAAAGCATGGGCGGCATGGAGTCACTGGGCACCGCCAAGGGGCCGGAAGTGGAACGCGGTTTCTGGAAGGAGCTGGTGCGACGCGTGTTCGAGCCTTACGGACTGCAACGCTTCGACGCCTACTTCGACGAGATCTACGACGTGTTCCGCAGTGACGCCTGCTGGCGGGTGTTCGAGGACGTCACCGAGTCCGGCCTGCTGGACCGCTTGCAAGCCCGTGGCGTGGTGCTGGGAGTGATTTCCAACTGGGACTCACGCCTGCCGGAGATCATCGACAACACCGGGCTGGGCAAGTATTTCCAGTTCGTGCTGGCTTCCACCGTGGTCGGCTCGGCGAAACCCGACATCGGCATCTTCCAGGAAGCGCTGAGGTTGAGCGGCGTGCAACCGCACGAAGCCTGCCACATCGGCGACGAGGTGGGCACCGACGTCACCGGCGCGCAGAACGCCGGCGTGCACCCCATCCTGATCGACCGCACCAATCGCTTTCCCGACACCCAACCCCGCATCCAATCCTTCCACGAACTGGTGCTGGAAAACGTCTGACCTTTGCTGACGGGATACGCCCGCATTGCATCCCAGCGCCACCGATTAATTTTGCAGGCTGTCGAGAATGGGGCAGGCGGGGGCGGTGCGGCCGGTGCACTGGCTCACCAGCTCCTTCAGCACTTTTTCCATCGCTTTCAAATCGCGGATGCGCGACCGGATGTCCTCCAGGTGCGCCTCCGCCAGCGTCTGCACCTTATCGCAGGATTTCTGACGGCCTTCGGAAAGCGTCAACAGCCGGCGTACGTTGTCGAGTGAAAAGCCCAA
Protein-coding regions in this window:
- a CDS encoding thiazole synthase gives rise to the protein MTTTATETATNQLKIGDKVFNSRLIVGTGKYPSFEMNKQALEISGAEMITVAVRRIELDKTKESILNYIDPEKYQLLPNTAGCFNVKEAVMTCQLAREAGLGNFVKVEVIGDEKTLFPDNEATLEACKLLVKDGFTVLPYCMDDVVLCKKLEDVGCAAVMPLAAPIGSGLGIRNPYNVKLILEAVNVPVIIDAGVGTASDAARAMELGVDGLLMNTAIAQAKDPLKMAKAMRLGVECGRLAYEAGRIPKKLYATASSPLDGLIDV
- a CDS encoding SH3 domain-containing protein, with protein sequence MFPLNNKYIWALTGLLLLLVAACAPKRLTPHYETPPPDLQVEDNRLYYKALDAQNRGRLKEAEELWQVFLKRYPKSVHGHNNLGRVYYLEDKLTQAAQQFEQGLALEPGDPRLRQNLADALKLQANLLYEDKRFDATIQKLDRLREISPQEEQQGIQIRIEKVEDKIYEQVRRMDTPESYRDFIQKYPEGINAQRARQRLKELDGGEASSGLSSLIPGMPDLFGAESKSKEEPIGSKTTPVAPKTVTPQPEAKPKEMATFKDPFTEEAVPEVPVGDTQKPKTQGVMEEAPVAPSGDSFFDTESFGKAGVQKPLKVKPESTEVAKTEPENAIQKKKAKPFGSEVSDEALDDFLKSLDDQDIKVKPSTPKPEGVEPPDKTSGTPLVPESKEIPVTQLTEPVEMPESVPPPGGKVPSLQTEVQEVPEDLEMIAPFSALAKQEPSKQAPDQNKKVPVPEPPVEVTKKESGPGEPPVLSSVETQTKQPPQTAALDKTKTAPPPTLKKKSEPVKTKPSIPQEKLVKEKPVIKTPSPEKLAQKAPAPSTKQTMVEVDIEPGTYLNVRSKPSVESGKLIGKLRDGDTVPLVKETTLWFQVEYQKGKQGWISRTYSHKLSSIPADERMNFNYAASPVAS
- a CDS encoding phosphocholine cytidylyltransferase family protein produces the protein MQAIILLAGYGSRLARDDIPHKSLLPFGDDTLLSRHLRILQDLGLEKTVLVVGHNRDAVKDYVGGLDLTLPIEFVDNPDYLTTGNTLSLILGLRGREGDLLVMDGDVLYPREVLEKYVTNCKPPSFAIVPVDIDDTEATKVLLDDTGYIHSFVTKRDLTDEEKARYKCAGEALGFFLLTPELTRRLIALCDARPDDFLSTLWEIPFSEVAPGAQIQPFFIVTDGCMEIDTQEDYDQALSQHRENPEIY
- a CDS encoding HAD-IA family hydrolase, with product MIQDFKAVFFDVGGTLLRVHPSVGDVYARHARPYGFDGEPDALNQAFRSHWKSMGGMESLGTAKGPEVERGFWKELVRRVFEPYGLQRFDAYFDEIYDVFRSDACWRVFEDVTESGLLDRLQARGVVLGVISNWDSRLPEIIDNTGLGKYFQFVLASTVVGSAKPDIGIFQEALRLSGVQPHEACHIGDEVGTDVTGAQNAGVHPILIDRTNRFPDTQPRIQSFHELVLENV
- a CDS encoding MerR family transcriptional regulator is translated as MADPMTIGGLSRQTDCGIETIRYYEKVGMLPKPRRTEGGHRIYTEAHARRLQFIRRARALGFSLDNVRRLLTLSEGRQKSCDKVQTLAEAHLEDIRSRIRDLKAMEKVLKELVSQCTGRTAPACPILDSLQN